Genomic segment of Mycolicibacterium psychrotolerans:
CGAGCGCGGCAAGAAGCTGACGTTCGAGCTGGCCCGGTTCGTGAAGTTCATGATCACCGAGATCTTCCCGGGTGGCCGGGTTCCGACCACCCAGATGATGGTCGAGCACGGCGAGAAGGCCGGCTTCGTGGTGCCCGAGACGCTGTCGCTGCGCAACCACTACATCAAGACCCTCGGCATCTGGGCGAGCCGGCTGGAGCAGCACAAGGACGAGGCGATCGCGGCCACCGACGAGGAGAACTACAACCGGTACATGAAGTACCTGACCGGTTGCCAGTACTACTTCATCGACGAGTCCATCGACGTCAGCCTGGTCACCTACCTCAAGTCCGGTGCCGCTGCCTGATCCACACGCGAAAACCCCCCGGAGCCTCGGCCCCGGGGGGTTTTTGTTAGCTGTGCTGCGTCGAGCGCACGCGCCGCCGAACGTGCCCGACATGGGCGTGGAGGGAATTTTCGTCGTTGCCCGCGCCGAGCGCGGTCTCTGGTGCTACGTTGCTGCGCGGGGGTGCTTCTCGGCCACCACTTCGGGGTTCACTGGGGGATGCGACCCCCGAAGTCCGGCCCGCGCACCTGGGCCCCCGTTCGTGGGGGGCGGCGGCTCGGTCAGGTCGGACGGTTGCGGCGGCCGAGAAGCACTCCTGGGAGGCCTACTCCTCCGCGCTCATGGTCGGATCCGGCTGGCGCCTACTCCTCCGTGCCGATGGTCGGATCCGGCTGGCGCCTACTCCTCCGTGCCGATGGTCGGATCCGGCTGGCGCCTACTCCTCCGCGAAGTTCCGGGTGACCGCCGGGTCGACCGGGATGCCCGGTCCGGTGGTCGTCGAGACGACGACCTTCTTCAGGTAGCGGCCCTTCGACGACGACGGCTTGGCGCGCAGGATCTCGTCGAGCGCGGCGCCGTAGTTCTCCACCAGCGACTTCTCGTCGAACGACGCCTTGCCGATGATGAAGTGCAGGTTGGCCTGCTTGTCGACGCGGAAGTTGATCTTGCCGCCCTTGATGTCCGCCACGGCCTTGGTGACGTCCGGGGTCACGGTGCCGGTCTTGGGGTTCGGCATCAGGCCGCGGGGGCCGAGGATCCGGGCGATGCGGCCGACCTTGGCCATCTGGTCGGGCGTGGCGATGGCGGCGTCGAAGTCGAGGAACCCGCCCTGGATCTTCTCGATCAGGTCGTCGCTGCCGACGACGTCAGCGCCGGCGGCCAGGGCCTGCTCGGCCTTGTCACCCACGGCGAACACCGCGACGCGGGCGGTCTTGCCGGTGCCGTGCGGCAGGTTCACGGTGCCGCGGACCATCTGGTCGGCCTTGCGCGGGTCGACGCCCAGCCGGATCGCGACCTCGACGGTGGCGTCCTGCTTCTTCGACGACGTCTCCTTGGCCAGCTTCGCGGCTTCCAGCGGCGTGTACAGCCGGGTCTTGTCGACCTTCTCGGCGGCTTCCTTGTACGTCTTGCTGTTCTTGCTCATTGGTGTCTCCTTGATTCAGAGGTTGTGGTTGGCGAGCCGATGCCAGCTCTCCCACGGACTACTTCGTTGATCCTGCACTCAGGGCGGTCCGCAGTGCGATTTCGCCGCCCTCACCGCAGTCTCGACGAGAGGACTACTCGACCGTGATTCCCATGGACCGGGCGGTGCCGGCGATGATCTTGGCGGCCTGATCGATGTCGTTGGCGTTCAGGTCTTCCTTCTTGGTCTCGGCGATCTCGCGCACCTGATCCCAGGTCACCTTGGCGACCTTGGTCTTGTGCGGCTCACCGGAACCCTTCGGCACACCGGCGGCCTTGAGCAGCAGCTTCGCGGCAGGCGGCGTCTTCAGGGCGAACGTGAAGGTGCGGTCTTCGTAGACCGTGATCTCCACGGGGATGACGTTGCCGCGCTGCGACTCGGTCGCCGCGTTGTAGGCCTTGCAGAACTCCATGATGTTCACGCCGTGCTGGCCGAGCGCGGGACCGACCGGCGGGGCGGGGTTGGCCTGCCCGGCCTGGATCTGCAGCTTGATCAGCCCGGCGACCTTCTTCTTCGGGGGCATGGTTGGGTGCGTTCCTTCTTCTTTCTCGTGGGCTTCCTCGCGGCCGAGGGGCCCTGCTTAAATCTTGGCGACCTGGTTGAAGGTCAGTTCGACGGGCGTCTCGCGGCCGAAGATCGACACGAGCACCTTGAGCTTCTGCTGCTCGGCGTTGACCTCGCTGATCGAGGCCGGCAGCGTCGCGAACGGGCCGTCCATCACGGTGACGGACTCGCCGACCTCGAAGTCGACCAGGATCTCGGGGCGCTCCATCGACGCCTCGGAGGACGCCGCGGCGCCCGCCGTGCTCTTGGCGGGCTTCTTCGCGGCAGCGGGCGGCAGCAGGAACTTCACCACGTCGTCGAGCGACAGCGGCGAGGGTCGCGAGGTCGCACCGACGAAGCCGGTCACCCCGGGGGTGTTGCGCACCGCGCCCCACGACTCGTCGTTGAGCTCCATGCGGACCAGGATGTAGCCGGGCAGCACCTTGCGGTTGACCTGCTTGCGCTGGCCGTTCTTGATCTCGGTGACCTCTTCGGTGGGCACCTCGACCTGGAAGATGTAGTCGCCGACGTCCAGGTTCTGCACGCGGGTCTCGAGGTTGGCCTTCACCTTGTTCTCGTAGCCGGCATAGGAGTGGATGACGTACCAGTCACCCGGCTTGAGGCGCAGCTCCTTCTTGAGCGCGACGGCCGGGTCTTCTTCCTCGTCGGGCTCCGGCGCCGGTGCGTCGGCTGGCTCTGCGGCGTCGTCGGACTCCGCGGCCTCGTCGGTGATCTCCAGCGGCGCATCCTCGACCGCTTCGGCCGGGGTGCTCTCGTCGAGGTGCTCGGCAGCCTCGTCAGCGATCACGACCGCCGGATCAGCCGCCTCGGCGCGCGCCTCGGACACGCTCGCGGCAGTGTCGCCGTCGAAGCTAGTCACGTGTCAGTCCTCTCTCAAATGTCATTGCGTGGCGTCGGCCGACCTCGGGTCAGCCGAACACCAGCGTCACGAGCTTGGCCAGGCCCAGGTCGACCCCGCCGATCAGCGCCACCATGAACACCAGGAACACGAGCACGACCGTGGTGTAGCTGACCATCTGCTTGCGGTTCGGCCAGATGACCTTGCGCAGCTCGGCGACGACTTCCTTCAGGTAATTGAAGATGAAGACGAACGGGTTGCGTGACGGTCCGTCCTTGGGCTTCTTGGCGGTCTTCTTCTTCGCCTTCGGACCCTTGCCGTCGTCCTTGCCGCCGGAGCTGTCGGTCTCGGGCGTCGTGTCGGTGTCCTCGGTATCGACCTCGGCCACCGCCCCACGCCGCGACCGCTTGCCGGTGGGTCGCAGCGGGCGTGTCACGACCGCGGTCTGCGCGCGCGCGTCACCGCCGTCGGTCTCCGCGCCGCTGTCGGTGCCTGCGGAGCTGGCACCGTCGCGCTCGTCGCTCACCGCGTGCTCCCTCGTGATCGTCCGGTGTGGTGGGTCACTGTCCAGTATCCAGAACCGGCCAGTGTGCCCACGTGTCGAGTATTCAGTTGAGCAGGGGCGACAGGACTTGAACCTGCAACCTGCGGTTTTGGAGACCGCTGCTCTGCCAGTTGAGCTACGCCCCTAGGAGGGTTCCCTGCAGGGCCCACACAATTCGCGCGCTCCCCGTTCGGTGACACAAGCCCGACGGACAGCGCGCTCAACTGGGAAAACCCCGAGGTCCGAGTGTAGCGTGCCGCGGGTCGGAGTTACTAATCCGTTCCCGCCGGCGCCGGCACCTGCTCGTCGGCGTCGTCGGCGCCTTCGTGGACGACCGGCTTGCGCATCACCTGTCCCGTCTCGGGATCCCATCCGGCCGAGATCGAGTTCTCGCCGCTGTGGCCCATCAGCGTCGTGAACGACTCCATGACCAGCTCGCCGTGCTGATCGATCAGGGTGTTGCGGGTGGTGACGATGTCCGCGCCGAAGCGTTCGTCGACGCTCTCGACGTACAGCGTTCCCTCGAGTTCGTCGCCCGCCTTGATCGGCCGGTAGAAGTGGAACCTCTGATCCACCTGAACGATCTGCAGGGTCTCGAAGCCGAGGTCGTTGTGTTGGAAGAAGTGCCGTTGGATCATCACCGCGAAGATCGACATGAACGTCGGGGGCGCGATCAGCGCCTCGTGGCCCGCCGCCCGCGCCGCCTCCAGGCTGTGGCTCGTCGCGTCGTTCGCCTTCACGGCGTTGGCATACTGGCGGATCTGCTCGTGACCCACGACGTACGGCTCGGGGTACTTCCAGACCATGCCTCTGATGTCGATTTTGAGTGCCATGACGTGGTCGCCTATGCCAGCTTGGCCGTCGCCACGGCCCTGCCGAAGATCTTCTTGCCGCCTGCGGTGGCGCTCAGCGCCAGGGTCACCGACTTCGTTTCGGGGTCAACGGATTTCACGCGTCCGTTGAACACGATCTCGGCGCCCTTGCCGTCGTTGGGCACCGGCACCACGGCGGTGAAGCGAACGTTGTACTCGGTGACGGCGGCCGGATCGCCCACCCAGGAGGTGACGTAGCCGCCACCGAGACCCATGGTCAGCATCCCGTGCGCGATCGCGGTGTCCAGGCCGACCTGCTTGGCGATGTCGTCGTCCCAGTGGATCGGGTTGAGGTCACCGGAGACTCCGGCGTAGTTGACCAGGTCCGCCCGGGTCAACGTGATGACCTTCTCGGGCAGTTGATCGCCGACCGTGACCGAACTGAACTCACGCAGTGCCATGGGAAAAGCCACTCTCTCCGTCTTCTTCACTACGCCCCGCAAGGGTGGTGTAGGACTCCTGTACGACCTCGCCGTTGCTGTTACTGACGATGTTCTTGGTGACGATGATGTCGGTGCCGTGGGCCGTGCGGACCGATTCGACCCACACGTCACAGTGCAGCGTGTCGCCGGCCTTGATGGGACGGACGAACTTGAGCGCCTGGTCGACCTGGACGATCTTCGCGTCCGTGATGCCGATGTTGGCGGCGGCGAACATCGCCGACTGCGCCTGATAGCCGAACACCGAGATGAAGGTCAGGGGCGCCAGCAGCGCGTCGTAGCCGAGATCGGCGGCGGCCTCCTCGTCGAAGAAGGCCGGGTCGTCGTTCTTGACGGCGGTCGCGTATTCGCGGATCTTCTCGCGTCCGACGACGTAATGGTCGGGATGGCGGTAGTGCAACCCGACGTACTCGTCCAAGAAAGACACGACTTATGAACCTACCTGGTCAGGCGCGGCGCGGCGCGCATCGACGGCGCCCGGCCCGATCGTGCCGCCTAGCGCGACTCTTTGTGGGCCTGGTGCTTACCGCAGTTCGGGCAGAACTTCTTGATCTCGAGGCGATCGGGATCGTTGCGGCGGTTCTTCTTGGTGATGTAGTTGCGGTGCTTGCACACCTCGCACGCCAAGGTGATCTTGGGCCGTACGTCGGTACTGGAGGCCACGGCAGTCGTCTCTTTCTTCTACGTCTCGTTAGTTCTTGTAGCGGTGGGGGGGCTCGATCCCCCGACCTCACGATTATGAGTCGTGCGCTCTAACCAGCTGAGCTACACCGCCCCGCGGACCGTGCAGCGGTCCACCGAGCCCCCTAACGGAATCGAACCGTTGACCTTTTCCTTACCATGGAAACGCTCTACCGACTGAGCTAAGGGGGCCTGTCTCGCGTACTCGGCGCATCGCCAAGCGACGAGCCTTAAAGAGGGTACATTCTCACCGATTGCGGCGCCAAACCGCTGGTCACTGTCGGCGCTCGACCGGCCGGTCCAGCTGACCGCCTACGCTGACCGGCATGGCCGACTCCGACCGCCTCTACTTCAAACAGCTGCTCTCCGGGCGCGATTTCGCCGCCGACGACATGATCGCCCAGCAGATGCGCAACTTCGCGTACCTGATCGGTGACCGGGAGACCGGCGACGCCGTCGTCGTGGATCCGGCCTACGCCGCGCAGGATCTGGTGGAGGTGCTGGAGAACGACGGCATGACCCTGTCGGGGGTGCTGGTCACCCACCATCATCCCGATCACGTGGGCGGTTCGATGATGGGTTTCGCGCTCAAGGGGCTCGCCGAATTGCTGGAACGGGTCAGCGTGCCCGTGCACGTCAACGTCGAGGAGGCCGAGTGGGTCTCTCGCGTCACCGGCATCGCGCCCAGCGAGCTGACCTCGCATCGGCACGGTGACACGGTCAGCGTCGGCGACATCGACATCGAACTGCTGCACACCCCCGGCCACACCCCGGGCAGCCAGTGCTTCCTGCTCGACGACCGACTGGTCGCCGGGGACACCCTGTTCCTCGACGGATGCGGGCGGACCGACTTCCCTGGCGGCAATGTGGACGACATGTTCCGCAGCCTGCAGGCGCTCGCTCAGCTGCCCGGCGATCCGACGGTGTTCCCGGGGCACTGGTACTCGACGCAGCCCAGCGCACCGCTGGCCGAGGTGCGCCGCACCAACTATGTCTACCGCGCCAGCAACCTCGACCAGTGGCGCACACTGATGGGCGCCTGACACATACGTCAATTGTGCGGAATCCGCGCTTTACTTAGCTGATCTGAGCGAATACCGAAGCCTTCGGCGAAATGATCGCCGCATTCCGAAGACAGCAAGCCCCCATCCTGGCAAACTCCTAAGACAGCGCTCACCGCTTGATCGCGTCGGGGGGTCCTCGTGAAGAACATCGCGCTGTGCTTCGACCAGTCCGGCAATCGGGGCAACGCTGCGGCGCTCGGTGAACTGCTCTCCCGCTCCGACCGACAGATCGTCTGGTCGCCGATCGGCACCACGGACAGCCGGCGCCCGGTGCGCAGCCTGCGGCGGCGGCGGGCCCGTGAGGTCGATGTGGCTCGTGCCCACGTGGTCGGGGCTTACGAGTTCCTCGCCGATCGGTGGGAGCCCGGCGACCGAGTGTTCGTATTCGGGGCGGGCCGCGGCGGGAACTGCGCGCGGGCCGTCACTCGACTGCTGGGCACCGTCGGCGTCCTGCCCGGCACCGGCGATGCTCCGGCGCCCGAACTGCGGGACTACGTGCTCGCCACCTACGCGCTGCCCCGGACCGCACGCGAGCCGGCCGACTGGCAGCGCGTGGGCCGACTCGCCGCCGCTCTGAGCGGACGTGCCGACGCGTCGGTCGGGGTCGACTACCTCGGGCTGTGGGACACCATCGGCGTGCCGGGCCTGCCGCGTCGGAACGGCCCCGACCCGCTCTCCCGGGTCCGCGCGGCGCGGCATGCGCTGGCGATCGACGCGCGGATGGCTCCTGTCCTGCTCGGCCACACCGGCCCCGAGGTGGAGGAGGTGTGGTTTCGCGGTGCGCACTGCGACATCACCCGCGGCAGGCACGCCTGCGCCCCGCTGTCGGACATCGCGCTGGACTGGGTGCTCGACGGCGCGATCACCGCGGGTATCCAGCTGGCCGCGACGGCCCGCCACCAGACACCGGCTCCCTGCGCCGTCGACGCGCTGGCCGGCAACAGCCACCCGGTCTCGCTGCGCCGCATTCCCGCCGGCGCCGCGGTGCACGCGAGCGTGGACTGCTACCTGCGGGCGCACCCCTCGTACTGGCGACGGCTTCCCGGCCGCATCGAGTGGGCCGATCCGGACTGGGTGGCGCGCGGCGAACGTCTGACGACTGCCCCGTCGCCGATCGAGACGTCCGCCGCGCAACCCGAACTGGCCTCGGCGTCGTAGCGCAACGCTACTTCCAGCCGGATCCGATCCCGCACTCCCAGAGCCCGAGTTTCGGAACCCCGTTGCCGTCATGGCGTTTCGGCTTGCTCGTCCGACGGGTGTGCCGCTCGGACCCTAGATCGTCTGCCGGCCGCCTTCTGGTGACGCGCATGGTGTCCTCCTTCGTCTGGAGCGCGGCGACCCCTCGTTTCGCCGCGCTGACAAGAACGCTAGGGACGCGCACGGTCGGCGTCGTGCGTAGTCGGCTACCTGTGTTGCGCGCCGCCGCCGCAATCCCGCCGAGGTAGTTTCCCGGGTCGCTTCGCTCCTGCCCGCCGGTGCCTTTCCCGGGTCGCTTCGCTCCTGCCCGCCGGTGCCTTTCCCGGGTCGCTTCGCTCCTGCCCGCCGGTGCCTTTCCCGGGTCGCTTCGCTCCTGCCCGCCGGTGCTAGGTTCGATCCGCCCGACCCACCGGCCCCAGGAGGCACCATGACCAGCACCGTCTCTTACGACCTCGTCGACTCCGTCGCCACCATCACCCTGGACGACGGCAAGGTCAACGTGCTGGGTCCGGCGATGCAGGCCGAAATCAACGAGGCGCTGGACCGGGCCGAGGCCGACAAGGCGAAGGCCGTCGTGCTGGCCGGCAACGCGCGCGTGTTCAGCGGCGGGTTCGACCTCGCGGTGTTCCAGTCCGGTGACGCCGCCGCGGCGCACGACATGCTCGCGGGCGGGTTCAGGCTCTCGGTGCGGACGCTGACGTTCCCGGTCCCGGTGATCATCGCGGCCACCGGACCGGCGATCGCGATGGGATCCTTCCTGCTGCTGTCCGCGGATCACCGCGTCGGAACGCCGAAGTCGCGCTGCCAGGCCATCGAGGTGGCCATCGGCATGACCATCCCCATCTCGGCGATCGAGATCATGCGGATGCGGCTGACCCCGGCGGCATTCGAGCGGGGCACCGCGCTGGCCGCGACCTTCGTCGGTGACGAGGCCATCGCCGGCGGCTGGCTCGACGAGATCGTCGAGGCCGACCAGGTCCTCGCCCGTGCCCAGCAGGTGGCGGCGGAGGCGGCGACGACGCTGCACGCCGGAGCGCATCTCGCGACCAAACTCAAGGCCCGCAAGCCCGCCCTGGACGCCATCCAGGCCGGAATCGACGGGCTGGCAACTGAATTCAGCCTGGGGTAACCACGTGACCCAGGTGCGAGGCCGAATCTGGCGACACGGCGAGCCCCAGGACGACTTCGTGTTCTCTGCGATCTCCGACTACCTGGCCACCGAGGGCAGCCTGGTGTGGTGTGACATCTACGATCCCGACCACGCCATCCTCTCCGACCTCGCCGAGGAACTGCATCTCAACGCGTGGGCCGTCGAAGACGCGCTCGCCGACGCGGAACGCACCAAGGCCGTCGTCTACCGCACCCACACGTTCTTCACCGTGTACGGCGTCACGATGAGCGGGGCGTCCGGCACCGCACCCGCCGACAGCCCGACGTCTCTGCTCGAGGTGCACAGGATTTCGGGTTTCGTGCTGCCGCGCGGGTTGATCACCGTCCGGCTGTCACCGCATTTCGACATCGACGAGGTGTCGCGCCGGTTCGACGAGCTCGGCGGTCAGGAGTACGGGGTGGGCGCGTTGGTCCACGGTCTGCTCGATGTGGTGGTCGACGGGCACTTCACCGCGGTGCAGGCGCTCGACGACGCGATCGAGAGCCTCGAAGACGATCTGTTCGCCGAGGAGACGCCGCGCAAAGGTCTGCAGCGCAAGACTTTTCAGCTGCGCAAAGATCTGGTGGCGCTGCGCCGGGTGGTGCTGCCGATGCGCGAGGTGGTCTCGGCGATCCAGCATCGCAGGCTCGACGCGAAGACAGCGCCGGAGCTGGACCCCGTCTACGCCGACCTGTACGACCACGTGCTGCGCGTCTCCGAGTGGACGGAGTCGCTGCGAGACATGGTCACCACGGTCTTCGAGACGAACCTGTCCCTGCAGGACGCGCGGTTGAACACCGTGATGAAGAAGCTGACCGGCTGGGCGGCCATCATCGCGGTGCCGACGGCGATCACCGGGTTCTACGGCCAGAACGTGGACTATCCCGGCATCGAGACCGTGGCAGGGTTTCTCACCAGCTCGGCGATCATCGTGGTGTTGGTGCTCGTCCTGTACGTGATGTTCAAGCGGCGGGACTGGCTGTAGCGTCCAGGGTTCCCAGGATGGTGCCGGCGCAGGAGTACGTCGCGGTGAACCCGTTGCGCCGCTCGGACACCACGCACGAGTCCCAGCCGGATCCCCAACCGCGGTACTTCAGCGTGAAAGCGCCGATGGTGCAGGAGAATCCGGGCACCCGGTCCCACGAAGCCGGATAGCCGGCGGCGGTCAGTCCCGCGACCAGACCCTGCTGCGCGGCGTCGCGCCAGTGTTCGGCGGCCACCGAGCGACCGGCGACGACGTTGTGCGCGAGCGTGATGTCGCCCGCGGCGAAGACGTTCTGCACCGAGGTGTGCATGTGTTCGTCCACGACGACACGGCCCTCACGGGTATCGAGCCCCGCCTCGACGGCCAGCCGCACG
This window contains:
- the rplA gene encoding 50S ribosomal protein L1 yields the protein MSKNSKTYKEAAEKVDKTRLYTPLEAAKLAKETSSKKQDATVEVAIRLGVDPRKADQMVRGTVNLPHGTGKTARVAVFAVGDKAEQALAAGADVVGSDDLIEKIQGGFLDFDAAIATPDQMAKVGRIARILGPRGLMPNPKTGTVTPDVTKAVADIKGGKINFRVDKQANLHFIIGKASFDEKSLVENYGAALDEILRAKPSSSKGRYLKKVVVSTTTGPGIPVDPAVTRNFAEE
- the rplK gene encoding 50S ribosomal protein L11; translated protein: MPPKKKVAGLIKLQIQAGQANPAPPVGPALGQHGVNIMEFCKAYNAATESQRGNVIPVEITVYEDRTFTFALKTPPAAKLLLKAAGVPKGSGEPHKTKVAKVTWDQVREIAETKKEDLNANDIDQAAKIIAGTARSMGITVE
- the nusG gene encoding transcription termination/antitermination protein NusG, giving the protein MTSFDGDTAASVSEARAEAADPAVVIADEAAEHLDESTPAEAVEDAPLEITDEAAESDDAAEPADAPAPEPDEEEDPAVALKKELRLKPGDWYVIHSYAGYENKVKANLETRVQNLDVGDYIFQVEVPTEEVTEIKNGQRKQVNRKVLPGYILVRMELNDESWGAVRNTPGVTGFVGATSRPSPLSLDDVVKFLLPPAAAKKPAKSTAGAAASSEASMERPEILVDFEVGESVTVMDGPFATLPASISEVNAEQQKLKVLVSIFGRETPVELTFNQVAKI
- the secE gene encoding preprotein translocase subunit SecE; translated protein: MSDERDGASSAGTDSGAETDGGDARAQTAVVTRPLRPTGKRSRRGAVAEVDTEDTDTTPETDSSGGKDDGKGPKAKKKTAKKPKDGPSRNPFVFIFNYLKEVVAELRKVIWPNRKQMVSYTTVVLVFLVFMVALIGGVDLGLAKLVTLVFG
- the hadC gene encoding (3R)-hydroxyacyl-ACP dehydratase subunit HadC, which encodes MALKIDIRGMVWKYPEPYVVGHEQIRQYANAVKANDATSHSLEAARAAGHEALIAPPTFMSIFAVMIQRHFFQHNDLGFETLQIVQVDQRFHFYRPIKAGDELEGTLYVESVDERFGADIVTTRNTLIDQHGELVMESFTTLMGHSGENSISAGWDPETGQVMRKPVVHEGADDADEQVPAPAGTD
- the hadB gene encoding (3R)-hydroxyacyl-ACP dehydratase subunit HadB — translated: MALREFSSVTVGDQLPEKVITLTRADLVNYAGVSGDLNPIHWDDDIAKQVGLDTAIAHGMLTMGLGGGYVTSWVGDPAAVTEYNVRFTAVVPVPNDGKGAEIVFNGRVKSVDPETKSVTLALSATAGGKKIFGRAVATAKLA
- the hadA gene encoding (3R)-hydroxyacyl-ACP dehydratase subunit HadA, translating into MSFLDEYVGLHYRHPDHYVVGREKIREYATAVKNDDPAFFDEEAAADLGYDALLAPLTFISVFGYQAQSAMFAAANIGITDAKIVQVDQALKFVRPIKAGDTLHCDVWVESVRTAHGTDIIVTKNIVSNSNGEVVQESYTTLAGRSEEDGESGFSHGTA
- the rpmG gene encoding 50S ribosomal protein L33 → MASSTDVRPKITLACEVCKHRNYITKKNRRNDPDRLEIKKFCPNCGKHQAHKESR
- a CDS encoding MBL fold metallo-hydrolase, with the translated sequence MADSDRLYFKQLLSGRDFAADDMIAQQMRNFAYLIGDRETGDAVVVDPAYAAQDLVEVLENDGMTLSGVLVTHHHPDHVGGSMMGFALKGLAELLERVSVPVHVNVEEAEWVSRVTGIAPSELTSHRHGDTVSVGDIDIELLHTPGHTPGSQCFLLDDRLVAGDTLFLDGCGRTDFPGGNVDDMFRSLQALAQLPGDPTVFPGHWYSTQPSAPLAEVRRTNYVYRASNLDQWRTLMGA
- a CDS encoding phospholipase effector Tle1 domain-containing protein — encoded protein: MKNIALCFDQSGNRGNAAALGELLSRSDRQIVWSPIGTTDSRRPVRSLRRRRAREVDVARAHVVGAYEFLADRWEPGDRVFVFGAGRGGNCARAVTRLLGTVGVLPGTGDAPAPELRDYVLATYALPRTAREPADWQRVGRLAAALSGRADASVGVDYLGLWDTIGVPGLPRRNGPDPLSRVRAARHALAIDARMAPVLLGHTGPEVEEVWFRGAHCDITRGRHACAPLSDIALDWVLDGAITAGIQLAATARHQTPAPCAVDALAGNSHPVSLRRIPAGAAVHASVDCYLRAHPSYWRRLPGRIEWADPDWVARGERLTTAPSPIETSAAQPELASAS
- a CDS encoding crotonase/enoyl-CoA hydratase family protein, with the translated sequence MTSTVSYDLVDSVATITLDDGKVNVLGPAMQAEINEALDRAEADKAKAVVLAGNARVFSGGFDLAVFQSGDAAAAHDMLAGGFRLSVRTLTFPVPVIIAATGPAIAMGSFLLLSADHRVGTPKSRCQAIEVAIGMTIPISAIEIMRMRLTPAAFERGTALAATFVGDEAIAGGWLDEIVEADQVLARAQQVAAEAATTLHAGAHLATKLKARKPALDAIQAGIDGLATEFSLG
- a CDS encoding magnesium transporter CorA family protein, whose protein sequence is MTQVRGRIWRHGEPQDDFVFSAISDYLATEGSLVWCDIYDPDHAILSDLAEELHLNAWAVEDALADAERTKAVVYRTHTFFTVYGVTMSGASGTAPADSPTSLLEVHRISGFVLPRGLITVRLSPHFDIDEVSRRFDELGGQEYGVGALVHGLLDVVVDGHFTAVQALDDAIESLEDDLFAEETPRKGLQRKTFQLRKDLVALRRVVLPMREVVSAIQHRRLDAKTAPELDPVYADLYDHVLRVSEWTESLRDMVTTVFETNLSLQDARLNTVMKKLTGWAAIIAVPTAITGFYGQNVDYPGIETVAGFLTSSAIIVVLVLVLYVMFKRRDWL